Genomic segment of Apium graveolens cultivar Ventura chromosome 7, ASM990537v1, whole genome shotgun sequence:
agGTGACTTGAATCTATAAACCACTATCTTCCTCTtttcactttcaatttcatctacTCCACCaaaatttcatttcaaaatttctccatcttcttcttttcttttggtaaatattttcatcttcttcattttaACCATCTTCTATATATGTATGCATTTCAATATTTTGAacatatttttaattttgattcgTTTATGTAATTACTTCATTATTTTTTACTATATGTATTAATTGTTTATGTGTGTTAATGACTACTAACATTTATTTATTCTTCTTATGTAGATTTTATTCACTCTACACCAAGGAAATGAAACAAGCAAAGACGAAAATGGAAAAATCACAAAGAATATAGGCAAATGATTCAACAACGATAATGAAGAAATTACAAAGAATGAAGGAAAATGATTCAACAATGATGAGAACTTGGAGATGATTAGTCTAAATTTTTGAAACATCTATTAATTGTTGTAATGAATTATTATTTCTAATATGCAATTATCATGAAGATGTaactttttctttttcttgttaTAATGGCGATATGTCCGGATCGTGGTTTATGATGAATTTTTcaattttggttattgttgtATGCTTATGATTTAGCTATTAATTTATGTACAACTTGTTCTACATTGATATCaatgaaataatttattttttttaaactgTCCAACATTTCCTACCACATTGAAGCCATTTCCTACCACATTCAAAGTATTTCCTACCACAGTCAAGCTAAACAGTGGTAGGAAATGGTTGGTAGGAAATGGTTGGTAGGAAATGCTGATATTCATGTCTTCTGACATAAAACCTACCATTCGTCAATCAAAACCTATCAATTATGGTAggaaatactcactcaaaacctacCAATTCTTGTAGGAAAAAGATCTTTTCTGTGTCAATTGCCACGTGGCAGGACACGTGGATGGGTCCCACATGACCCCAATTTGTATGAAGTGGCAGCTGACATGGCGGGTGACGTGACCGACTATATTGAATGCCACATGGTCAGCCACTTGGCAAGTGAGACCATTTAAGATACAAGTAGTAATTCCGACCTGAGCATTTCCTACCAAGCGCGTTGGTAGGAATTGCCTCCTTTTCCTATCAGATTTGGGTCATTTTCTACCAGTGATTGTCTTGGCACTGTCCATAAAATGAGTCATTGGTGATTTTGTGTAGCTGTAAACATAAGATGGTTCGTGAGTTATGATGGGCAAGCACTACGAGGCAAACAAACCCAGATAAACCTTTTTCCCGTTGTCTGATGCCTAGGTTTTTCGTTGATTATTGAGACGTCATCTGTTAGGCCTATTACAAGAGTTGTCTGATGTCTTTATTGTCGGTTGGCTATTGATTATTAAAGTAAAGGTTTATGAGTGTTGTCCATTCATCATATTTTCTCTTGTAGTAAAATAGTTGTCAAAAACTAAAATTTTGGTATTATTACAGTGAAGATTTGAATCTAGCATGCAAGTTTAtgaataaaaatttataattgCTTATATTTCAGATTTCAAATGATTTTAATAGATTGTTATACATATATGTCATCGACTATAGTTTTAAACATCTCAATTGCTATACATAGCTAGCTAAgttgttaaaatatatatatatacatctacTTAAATATATATCGATCATCAAATACCAGTACTCGTAAAGTTAAAACTGTCACAACTAGTTTCCTTGAGCAACAATGAAGAAGTAAATCCCAACCTCAATTTCTCTACATCAAATTGCACGAAATTGTCTTCCAACTGATAACCCCCCACAATAATCCCATACTTTTGGTTAATCCCGCCATCCAAAAACCCTAAGCATGCAGTATCATTGTTTACTGGTACCATTAAATTTGTCTCAAAAATCCTCCAAAACACGAGCTCACTCTGCATCATAAGATCTACAAATGGCATGTCTGGTCTTGTTATACTTCCCACCTCGGTTGCCGTGCTAAAACAAACTTGAAATGGCGCAACCTCATTCACTCTCGTATTATTTGCGGCAATAGCCTCGTGAATAAAATAGTTAGTTACAGAATTATAAACAGAAGTTTCTAAGATTATGTACGGATTAATGGTACTAATCTTTGTTCTAATCTTTGTGTAAGATGAGTTTAAGGGAACATGTCTTCCATTTATTCTTATGTATCTAACATTAATCCAGTACTCATGTGGATCTGAAAATTCACCGACATTTTTAGATGTTATAGCAAGAGGAGTGTAAATAAGTATCTTCGAAACATCGATGCCAGGGAAAAATACATAAGGCTCCTCTCCTATAAATATAACACCATTTGAGTTCTTTGATGGAGATAAGCAGATGGGGAATTTTCGGGTGAAATTGTATTGATTCACAAGCTGTGTTGGTAAGGATAATTGGCTGTGGCCAAGATCAACTATTCCTGTAGCTTCACTAGGAAGGCCTTGTAACAGAAACTCAGGTGCACACCAGAAGACAAACCTAGGAATTAATTCTAAATTTGTAGGGTTGAGTCCATCCGTGGCACTGAGACTCAAGACATCGATGCTCAAATTCCCGGATGAGATTTTGCTTGTGATGACATTTTGAGCTCTGATCATGCAGATATTGTCACTACATTGTGGTTGAATATTGAGAAACTTGTGCGTGAGTGAGCATATAGGAGATTTGCAATTAGCGGATCGATAAGACGAAGAATTGTAGCGTGAGTTGTCGCAACTTACCCATAGAAATGGTCCACCAAGATTGATGACAAGGTTGATTGGAACTAGATGAGTTCTTTGGTAAAGAGTTGTTATGTATTGTAGAGTTGAGGGGTGTTTTGCAATCGGAAGCACTAGGGTTGTAATAGGTGATGATGAAATGAACTGGATGGAAATGAGAGGGAGAATAAGAGAGTAGAGGAAGAGAAAATGTATATATGA
This window contains:
- the LOC141674306 gene encoding putative aspartic proteinase GIP2, with the translated sequence MIRAQNVITSKISSGNLSIDVLSLSATDGLNPTNLELIPRFVFWCAPEFLLQGLPSEATGIVDLGHSQLSLPTQLVNQYNFTRKFPICLSPSKNSNGVIFIGEEPYVFFPGIDVSKILIYTPLAITSKNVGEFSDPHEYWINVRYIRINGRHVPLNSSYTKIRTKISTINPYIILETSVYNSVTNYFIHEAIAANNTRVNEVAPFQVCFSTATEVGSITRPDMPFVDLMMQSELVFWRIFETNLMVPVNNDTACLGFLDGGINQKYGIIVGGYQLEDNFVQFDVEKLRLGFTSSLLLKETSCDSFNFTSTGI